From a region of the Penaeus vannamei isolate JL-2024 chromosome 2, ASM4276789v1, whole genome shotgun sequence genome:
- the LOC113809431 gene encoding small glutamine-rich tetratricopeptide repeat-containing protein alpha, with protein sequence MDKEIVKRLVYSMVQFLQSQLESGADGGGLTEEGIESVEVAVQCLETAYGVSLAQNDLAVPKSLYQIFSEGVRGETETFMSSRTPQTESAPREATGEEKAEAEQLKNEGNQLMRDEKYTEALDCYTKAISKDCRNAVYYCNRAAAHSKLNNHREAIDDCKRALEIEPQYSKAYGRMGLAFSSLNDHRKAKECYQKALELEPDNESYRGNLSIAEEKLRSEPQAPPNPFAGLGGLGSLAGLGGPGGPDLSNLLNNPALMNMATQLMSDPNMQNMMSSFMGGMGGGMGPGMGPGMGPGMGGGAPGGAPAAAPPGPGAGGMEALLNAGRQLAEQMQSQNPELVEQIRRQMNRNAGGGDDQPGGNNQNPPQS encoded by the exons ATGGACAA AGAAATAGTGAAAAGATTGGTATACTCCATGGTGCAGTTTCTCCAGTCACAGCTGGAAAGTGGTGCCGATGGGGGTGGGCTGacagaagaagggatagagagcgTAGAAGTTGCCGTTCAGTGCCTTGAAACAGCTTATGGGGTATCTTTAGCACAGAATGACTTAGCTGTGCCAAAAAGTCTCTATCAAATTTTTTCTGAGGGCGTAAGAGGAGAAACG GAGACATTTATGAGCAGCAGAACACCCCAGACAGAGTCAGCACCAAGGGAAGCCACAGGGGAAGAAAAGGCCGAGGCTGAACAACTCAAAAATGAAGGCAACCAACTCATGCGGGATGAAAAGTACACTGAAGCTCTTGATTGTTACACAAA AGCAATAAGCAAGGACTGTAGAAATGCAGTATATTATTGCAACAGAGCAGCAGCACACAGCAAATTGAATAATCACAGGGAAGCCATCGATGACTGCAAGCGAGCCCTCGAGATTGAGCCACAGTACAGTAAAGCCTATGGAAGAATGGG CTTGGCTTTCTCGAGTCTAAATGATCACCGGAAAGCAAAGGAGTGCTACCAAAAGGCCTTAGAGCTTGAACCAGATAATGAAAGTTACAGAGGAAATCTGTCTATTGCTGAAGAGAAGCTTCGTTCAGAACCACAAGCTCCACCAAACCCATTTGCAGGACTTG GTGGTCTAGGCAGTTTAGCTGGCCTGGGTGGTCCAGGTGGGCCCGACTTGAGTAACTTGCTGAACAACCCAGCCCTCATGAACATGGCGACACAACTTATGTCAGACCCAAATATGCAGAACat gaTGAGCAGCTTCATGGGTGGTATGGGAGGTGGTATGGGACCAGGTATGGGACCAGGTATGGGACCAGGTATGGGAGGGGGTGCGCCAGGAGGTGCGCCAGCAGCTGCTCCACCTGGCCCTGGAGCTGGAGGCATGGAAGCCCTTCtaaatgc GGGGAGGCAGTTGGCAGAACAGATGCAGAGTCAAAACCCAGAATTAGTTGAACAGATCCGTCGACAAATGAATCGCAACGCTGGAGGAGGAGATGACCAGCCTGGGGGCAATAACCAAAATCCGCCTCAAAGTTAA
- the LOC113809429 gene encoding target of EGR1 protein 1 isoform X1 has product MEKLPVIEVSEDNFVSVLPAIRDAISKASFVAIDCELSGLGQRKKINYPEIDFRYQYMAEVARKYAVVSLGLSCFTCKSVSNLKIENNEGGCGQVLSHDYLVQTFNFITLCSDDFTVECNSFKFLERHGFDFNKLYAKGLQYYKGCDKEKEENPNIRHVLSSIVEHRKPVVVHNGLLDLVYLYQAFYAELPKKSETFAADLSDMFQCGVYDTKYIAEFHQSVPATYLDYLYTKMQLKNAHREVSGKWHVRVTFPPYPSNLANVDWYPYLQIHSYDSKSDDDGLEVCETFAYHGWCSKGSECGSSHNINKIVIQLQPKGAKKSSSTGRKYSGPKTGSLVHIIQHAVKKEEMENKKRINEDLEPDRKKNKICSIKSGNERNGNDEPGQDHNSDSKSNNQDSKKAGSHKAGYDAFMTGFIFASYIAEKGVLSTKNTSYTADSLGLSEEKNKMYLVGKNIPFLIRTSAYANMSTNHMSKIAKIRKDCMR; this is encoded by the exons ATGGAAAAATTGCCGGTTATTGAAGTTAGTGAAGACAATTTTGTTAGTGTTTTACCAGCTATAAGAGATGCGATCAGCAAAGCTTCATTTGTGGCCATTGATTGC gAACTCAGTGGTCTTGGACAACGGAAGAAGATAAATTATCCAGAGATAGATTTCCGTTATCAGTATATGGCTGAAGTCGCACGGAAATATGCAGTTGTGTCGTTGGGTTTATCTTGTTTTACCTGCAAGTCAGTGAGCaatctaaaaatagaaaataatgaag gtGGATGTGGACAAGTCCTTAGCCATGATTATCTTGTGCAGACTTTTAACTTCATCACATTATGTTCTGACGACTTTACTGTAGAGTGTAACTCATTCAAATTCCTTGAAAGACATGGCTTTGACTTCAACAAGTTGTATGCCAAAGGACTGCAGTATTACAAAGGATGTGATAAAGAG aaagAGGAGAATCCAAATATTCGACATGTATTGTCAAGCATTGTAGAGCACAGAAAACCTGTTGTGGTTCACAATGGCCTTTTGGACTTGGTGTATCTTTATCAAGCTTTTTATGCAGAACTTCCCAAAAAGTCTGAAACCTTTGCAGCAGATTTGTCTGATATGTTCCAATGTGGAGTATATGATACAAAGTATATAGCAGAGTTCCATCAATCTGTGCCTGCAACATACCTGGATTATCTGTACACAAAAAT GCAGCTGAAGAATGCTCACAGAGAAGTTTCAGGGAAGTGGCACGTCAGGGTAacctttcccccttacccaagCAACCTGGCCAACGTAGACTGGTATCCATACTTACAGATCCATTCATATGATTccaagagtgatgatgatggtctaGAAGTTTGTGAGACATTTGCC TATCATGGATGGTGCTCAAAAGGTAGTGAATGTGGAAGCagtcataatataaataaaatagtcaTACAACTTCAACCTAAGGGTGCTAAGAAGAGTAGTTCAACTGGTAGAAAATACAGTGGACCAAAGACCGGGTCGCTGGTACACATCATACAGCATgcagtgaagaaagaggaaatggagaacaaGAAGAGGATAAATGAAGACCTCGAACcagacaggaagaaaaataaaatttgcAGTATCAAATcaggaaatgagagaaatggaaatgatgaACCAGGCCAAGATCATAACAGTGACtcaaaatcaaataatcaagatAGCAAAAAGGCTGGAAGCCACAAAGCTGGGTACGATGCCTTTATGACTGGATTCATATTTGCATCGTACATAGCGGAGAAGGGAGTGTTAAGCACTAAAAATACCAGTTATACAGCTGATAGTTTGGGTCTTAGTGAGGAAAAGAACAAGATGTATTTAGTTGGAAAAAATATTCCTTTTCTGATAAGAACTAGTGCGTATGCAAACATGTCTACAAACCATATGTCAAAAATTGCAAAGATCAGAAAGGACTGTATGAGATAA
- the LOC113809429 gene encoding target of EGR1 protein 1 isoform X2, protein MAEVARKYAVVSLGLSCFTCKSVSNLKIENNEGGCGQVLSHDYLVQTFNFITLCSDDFTVECNSFKFLERHGFDFNKLYAKGLQYYKGCDKEKEENPNIRHVLSSIVEHRKPVVVHNGLLDLVYLYQAFYAELPKKSETFAADLSDMFQCGVYDTKYIAEFHQSVPATYLDYLYTKMQLKNAHREVSGKWHVRVTFPPYPSNLANVDWYPYLQIHSYDSKSDDDGLEVCETFAYHGWCSKGSECGSSHNINKIVIQLQPKGAKKSSSTGRKYSGPKTGSLVHIIQHAVKKEEMENKKRINEDLEPDRKKNKICSIKSGNERNGNDEPGQDHNSDSKSNNQDSKKAGSHKAGYDAFMTGFIFASYIAEKGVLSTKNTSYTADSLGLSEEKNKMYLVGKNIPFLIRTSAYANMSTNHMSKIAKIRKDCMR, encoded by the exons ATGGCTGAAGTCGCACGGAAATATGCAGTTGTGTCGTTGGGTTTATCTTGTTTTACCTGCAAGTCAGTGAGCaatctaaaaatagaaaataatgaag gtGGATGTGGACAAGTCCTTAGCCATGATTATCTTGTGCAGACTTTTAACTTCATCACATTATGTTCTGACGACTTTACTGTAGAGTGTAACTCATTCAAATTCCTTGAAAGACATGGCTTTGACTTCAACAAGTTGTATGCCAAAGGACTGCAGTATTACAAAGGATGTGATAAAGAG aaagAGGAGAATCCAAATATTCGACATGTATTGTCAAGCATTGTAGAGCACAGAAAACCTGTTGTGGTTCACAATGGCCTTTTGGACTTGGTGTATCTTTATCAAGCTTTTTATGCAGAACTTCCCAAAAAGTCTGAAACCTTTGCAGCAGATTTGTCTGATATGTTCCAATGTGGAGTATATGATACAAAGTATATAGCAGAGTTCCATCAATCTGTGCCTGCAACATACCTGGATTATCTGTACACAAAAAT GCAGCTGAAGAATGCTCACAGAGAAGTTTCAGGGAAGTGGCACGTCAGGGTAacctttcccccttacccaagCAACCTGGCCAACGTAGACTGGTATCCATACTTACAGATCCATTCATATGATTccaagagtgatgatgatggtctaGAAGTTTGTGAGACATTTGCC TATCATGGATGGTGCTCAAAAGGTAGTGAATGTGGAAGCagtcataatataaataaaatagtcaTACAACTTCAACCTAAGGGTGCTAAGAAGAGTAGTTCAACTGGTAGAAAATACAGTGGACCAAAGACCGGGTCGCTGGTACACATCATACAGCATgcagtgaagaaagaggaaatggagaacaaGAAGAGGATAAATGAAGACCTCGAACcagacaggaagaaaaataaaatttgcAGTATCAAATcaggaaatgagagaaatggaaatgatgaACCAGGCCAAGATCATAACAGTGACtcaaaatcaaataatcaagatAGCAAAAAGGCTGGAAGCCACAAAGCTGGGTACGATGCCTTTATGACTGGATTCATATTTGCATCGTACATAGCGGAGAAGGGAGTGTTAAGCACTAAAAATACCAGTTATACAGCTGATAGTTTGGGTCTTAGTGAGGAAAAGAACAAGATGTATTTAGTTGGAAAAAATATTCCTTTTCTGATAAGAACTAGTGCGTATGCAAACATGTCTACAAACCATATGTCAAAAATTGCAAAGATCAGAAAGGACTGTATGAGATAA
- the Uba4 gene encoding adenylyltransferase and sulfurtransferase MOCS3 isoform X2 has product MEARTKEELLEELRKKELEIQALKEQLKNQSKNSAKDVELFTLKDLPCHSLPRTNAELDNKGIARYSRQLILPELGPKGQKKLLSSSVLIVGCGGLGCPAAIYLAAAGVGRIGLLDYDVIEISNLHRQVLHTEERIGVPKAVSIAQSITALNKDVEVLPYDFVLTSEVALQLISKYDLILDCTDNVATRYLLNDACVMADKPLVSGSALRYEGQLTVYHYKGGPCYRCLHPKPPPPETVTNCSDGGVLGAVPGTIGCLQALEAIKIITNIGSPLSQSLLLFDGLYGTFRTVKLRGHKSTCEVCGDNPTITKLIDYEQFCGAAATDKDTGLSLLAREKRITVEEYKSIRDSNTPHILVDTRLPVEQEICALPNSVNIPMSQIEKEKSRDIIQSNLASHGTKKVFCICRRGNDSQKAVLELSQLLGEEYEVKDVIGGLTAWANKIDSSYPVY; this is encoded by the coding sequence ATGGAAGCCAGAACAAAAGAAGAGTTATTAGAAGAGCTCAGAAAAAAGGAACTTGAAATTCAGGCTTTAAAGGAGCAGCTTAAGAACCAGAGTAAAAATTCTGCCAAAGATGTTGAACTCTTTACACTAAAAGATCTTCCATGTCACAGTTTACCGAGGACAAATGCAGAACTAGATAATAAAGGTATTGCCAGGTATTCTCGTCAGTTGATCCTACCAGAACTTGGACCAAAAGGGCAAAAGAAATTATTAAGTTCTTCTGTTCTAATTGTTGGTTGTGGTGGTTTAGGTTGCCCAGCTGCTATCTATCTCGCTGCTGCTGGTGTTGGGCGCATTGGACTACTCGATTATGATGTTATTGAAATAAGCAACCTTCATAGACAAGTGTTACACACAGAGGAACGGATCGGTGTACCAAAAGCCGTTTCTATAGCACAATCTATTACTGCACTGAATAAGGATGTTGAAGTGTTACCTTATGACTTTGTGCTAACAAGTGAAGTAGCATTACAATTGATATCAAAATATGATCTCATTCTCGATTGTACAGACAACGTTGCCACACGATACCTACTCAATGATGCTTGTGTCATGGCAGACAAACCTCTTGTGTCTGGATCAGCCTTAAGATATGAAGGACAGTTGACAGTTTACCATTACAAAGGTGGCCCATGTTATCGCTGCCTTcatccaaaaccaccaccaccagagACTGTAACCAACTGCTCAGATGGAGGAGTTTTAGGTGCAGTACCAGGAACAATTGGTTGTCTACAGGCCCTTGAAGCTATTAAGATTATTACTAACATTGGATCACCATTATCTCAAAGTCTCCTTCTCTTTGATGGCTTGTATGGAACATTCAGGACTGTAAAACTGCGTGGTCACAAAAGTACCTGTGAAGTGTGTGGCGATAATCCTACCATCACTAAACTCATAGATTATGAACAGTTTTGTGGAGCAGCAGCAACAGACAAGGATACAGGCCTGAGCCTTCTTGCCAGAGAAAAGAGAATTACAGTAGAGGAATATAAATCCATCAGAGATTCAAACACCCCACACATACTTGTTGACACAAGATTACCAGTTGAGCAAGAAATTTGTGCATTACCAAACAGCGTTAACATTCCAATGAGtcaaatagagaaggagaagagtcgAGACATCATCCAGAGCAATTTGGCAAGTCATGGAACTAAGAAAGTGTTTTGCATATGTCGTCGAGGGAATGATTCACAGAAGGCAGTTTTAGAGCTGTCACAGTTATTAGGAGAAGAATATGAAGTCAAAGATGTCATAGGAGGGCTGACAGCTTGGGCCAACAAGATAGATTCTTCTTACCCAGTTTATTAA
- the Uba4 gene encoding adenylyltransferase and sulfurtransferase MOCS3 isoform X1, with protein MIMEMEARTKEELLEELRKKELEIQALKEQLKNQSKNSAKDVELFTLKDLPCHSLPRTNAELDNKGIARYSRQLILPELGPKGQKKLLSSSVLIVGCGGLGCPAAIYLAAAGVGRIGLLDYDVIEISNLHRQVLHTEERIGVPKAVSIAQSITALNKDVEVLPYDFVLTSEVALQLISKYDLILDCTDNVATRYLLNDACVMADKPLVSGSALRYEGQLTVYHYKGGPCYRCLHPKPPPPETVTNCSDGGVLGAVPGTIGCLQALEAIKIITNIGSPLSQSLLLFDGLYGTFRTVKLRGHKSTCEVCGDNPTITKLIDYEQFCGAAATDKDTGLSLLAREKRITVEEYKSIRDSNTPHILVDTRLPVEQEICALPNSVNIPMSQIEKEKSRDIIQSNLASHGTKKVFCICRRGNDSQKAVLELSQLLGEEYEVKDVIGGLTAWANKIDSSYPVY; from the exons ATGATTATGG AAATGGAAGCCAGAACAAAAGAAGAGTTATTAGAAGAGCTCAGAAAAAAGGAACTTGAAATTCAGGCTTTAAAGGAGCAGCTTAAGAACCAGAGTAAAAATTCTGCCAAAGATGTTGAACTCTTTACACTAAAAGATCTTCCATGTCACAGTTTACCGAGGACAAATGCAGAACTAGATAATAAAGGTATTGCCAGGTATTCTCGTCAGTTGATCCTACCAGAACTTGGACCAAAAGGGCAAAAGAAATTATTAAGTTCTTCTGTTCTAATTGTTGGTTGTGGTGGTTTAGGTTGCCCAGCTGCTATCTATCTCGCTGCTGCTGGTGTTGGGCGCATTGGACTACTCGATTATGATGTTATTGAAATAAGCAACCTTCATAGACAAGTGTTACACACAGAGGAACGGATCGGTGTACCAAAAGCCGTTTCTATAGCACAATCTATTACTGCACTGAATAAGGATGTTGAAGTGTTACCTTATGACTTTGTGCTAACAAGTGAAGTAGCATTACAATTGATATCAAAATATGATCTCATTCTCGATTGTACAGACAACGTTGCCACACGATACCTACTCAATGATGCTTGTGTCATGGCAGACAAACCTCTTGTGTCTGGATCAGCCTTAAGATATGAAGGACAGTTGACAGTTTACCATTACAAAGGTGGCCCATGTTATCGCTGCCTTcatccaaaaccaccaccaccagagACTGTAACCAACTGCTCAGATGGAGGAGTTTTAGGTGCAGTACCAGGAACAATTGGTTGTCTACAGGCCCTTGAAGCTATTAAGATTATTACTAACATTGGATCACCATTATCTCAAAGTCTCCTTCTCTTTGATGGCTTGTATGGAACATTCAGGACTGTAAAACTGCGTGGTCACAAAAGTACCTGTGAAGTGTGTGGCGATAATCCTACCATCACTAAACTCATAGATTATGAACAGTTTTGTGGAGCAGCAGCAACAGACAAGGATACAGGCCTGAGCCTTCTTGCCAGAGAAAAGAGAATTACAGTAGAGGAATATAAATCCATCAGAGATTCAAACACCCCACACATACTTGTTGACACAAGATTACCAGTTGAGCAAGAAATTTGTGCATTACCAAACAGCGTTAACATTCCAATGAGtcaaatagagaaggagaagagtcgAGACATCATCCAGAGCAATTTGGCAAGTCATGGAACTAAGAAAGTGTTTTGCATATGTCGTCGAGGGAATGATTCACAGAAGGCAGTTTTAGAGCTGTCACAGTTATTAGGAGAAGAATATGAAGTCAAAGATGTCATAGGAGGGCTGACAGCTTGGGCCAACAAGATAGATTCTTCTTACCCAGTTTATTAA